GCAGCATGCAGGTCGGGATCACGGCACTCGTGATCGTCGTGGTGGCGGTCGGGTTCGAGCACGGTACCGAAGCCTCTGTTGTACTCGGTCTCGCACTGGCCTTCTCGTCCACCGCCATCGTGATGCAGTTGCTGATCCAGCGCCGCGAACTGGGCACGCCGCTCGGCCAGGCGGCCTTTGCCATCCTGCTGCTGCAGGATCTGGCCGTGGTGCCGCTGCTTGTCCTGATCAGCATCCTTGGCGCCAACGACGGCGGCGGCAGTTTCGGCATGCTGCTCGGCACCGCTGCGGTAAAGGGACTGGTGACGGTCGGGGTGATCTACCTTGTCGGACGCCGGGTGGTGCGCCCGGTATTCCACCAGATTGCGGCAAACCGCCAGCCCGACACCTTCATGGCGCTCACCCTGCTGTCCACCCTGGGCGTTGCAGCGCTCACCTGGGCCGCAGGACTATCGATGGCGCTGGGCGCGCTGCTGGCGGGCCTGATCATTGCTGAAACCGAATTCAGACACGAGGTCGAGGTCACCATCGAGCCCTTCAAGGGCCTGCTGATGGGCCTCTTCTTCCTCTCGGTCGGCATGGGCATCGACCTCCGCGCGCTGGTCGCGGAGCCGCTGTGGACGCCACTGTCGGTGGTCGGACTGATCCTGATCAAGGGCGCCATCATCTTCTTTCTGCTGCGCGCGTTCGGTCTCACCTGGGGACGTGCGGCCGAAGGCGGACTGCTGCTGGGCCAGGGCAGCGAGTTCGCCTTCATCGTGATCGGACTGGCGCTGTCCTTCAACGTCCTGCCGCGCGACACAGGGCAGTTCATGCTTCTGGTGGTCGGCCTGAGCATGCTTGCAGCCCCGCTCGTGGCTCGCCTGGGGAGCCTGATCGGTGCCCATTTCGAGCGCCGTCAGGTTCAGCGCGAAACGCTCGATACCGACGAATTCGGTGAGATGCGCGGTCACGTCATCATCGCCGGTTATGGCCGCGTCGGGCAGATGG
This genomic interval from Parazoarcus communis contains the following:
- a CDS encoding cation:proton antiporter produces the protein MEAHAAFPFLKETILFLALSGILIPLLARLRINPVLGFLAVGTLLGPYGLASFSETTPWLSYVTFSRQDDVETLAELGVIFLMFMIGLEMSIDRLWSMRKLVFGLGSMQVGITALVIVVVAVGFEHGTEASVVLGLALAFSSTAIVMQLLIQRRELGTPLGQAAFAILLLQDLAVVPLLVLISILGANDGGGSFGMLLGTAAVKGLVTVGVIYLVGRRVVRPVFHQIAANRQPDTFMALTLLSTLGVAALTWAAGLSMALGALLAGLIIAETEFRHEVEVTIEPFKGLLMGLFFLSVGMGIDLRALVAEPLWTPLSVVGLILIKGAIIFFLLRAFGLTWGRAAEGGLLLGQGSEFAFIVIGLALSFNVLPRDTGQFMLLVVGLSMLAAPLVARLGSLIGAHFERRQVQRETLDTDEFGEMRGHVIIAGYGRVGQMVGQLLAEQGVPHLAIESDAKLVARQRKDGVPVIYGDASRPELLRRLRLDRAQAVVLTMDHVAAAIHAVKGVRQTMPHIRIIARARDEKHALALREAGASSVVPETLESSLKLAGSVLETLGVPSDAAARLLEQERERRITAFRD